The DNA window AGGGAATATAATAGTTGCGACAGGTTCACGGCCTAAACCTCTTAAAGGTATAGAGTTTGACAATAAGAGAGCATTCTCATCTGATACAATATTAGACTTAGATTATATCCCAAAATCAATCACAATAATAGGGGCCGGAGTAATTGGGGTTGAATTTGCTTCTCACTTCTCCCGGTTAGGTAGCGAGGTAAGTTTGATTGAAGCTATGGATAGTATCTTGCCTAATGTGGAGAGAGAGCTTTCAAAGGTAATAGAGTCTCGACTTATCAAGCAGGGTGTTAAGATGTATAGTTCTTCTGAGGTGGTTGATCTTAAAAAGAGAGAAGAATCTATAGAGTTAAATCTTTCTTCAGGGGATAGACTATCGTCACAGATTGTACTTGTTGCTGCATCCAGAGAGCCTAACGTAGAAGTTTTAGATAATACCGGTGTTGATTTAAAAAATAAGTTTGTTACCGTCCGTTCTAATACAGAATCATCCCTTAAAAATCTTTATGCTATAGGGGACTTAATTGGCGGGTCTATGCTGGCCCATAGTGCAAGCTATGGGGCTCATGTAGCAGTCTCAAATATAGCTGGGATCAAAAAAGAGCTGGACTATTCCTCTATACCTAATTGCATCTATACGGATCCGGAGATTGCCTACATAGGTTTAAAAGAGAGAGAGGCTAAAGAACGAGGTTTTAAGGTAAAGATTGCGAAGTTCCCTTTTAAGGCACTAGGTAAGGCAAGGGCGGTATCAAAGACAGAAGGTTTTGTTAAAATCATTGCGGATGAGAGCAGCAAGGTGATATTAGGAGCAGGGCTTGCCGGATCTTCTGTTACAGAACTGATAACAGAACTGACCATGGCTATAAAGTTTAAGATTCCTTATTCTGAACTTATAGACGTTGTGCATCCGCATCCTACACTAAGTGAGGCTATTGGTGAAGCTTTGGCGATTTTAAACGATAAAGCTATACACTATATATAAATATTAGCTTGATTTAATTTAAGAGTTACCTTTAAAATCTAAATATGAAATCTTTAAGAGTTGCCATTGCGCAGACCAATCCTTTGGTTGGAGATTTAAAGGGGAATAGTCGGGAGATAGCAAAATATATAAAAAAGGCGGCTGTTAGTGAGCCTGATATTGTAATCTTTCCGGAGCTTGCTCTCTGCGGCTACCCTCCTGAAGACTTGATTTTAAAACTCCACTTTAGAAAAGATTGTAAAGATACCCTTAAGAAGCTAATCAAAAATAATAATTTTAAAGGTCTGGTATTCCTCGGCTATATTGAAGAGAGTAGAGGCAGTATTTATAATAGTGTTGCTGTTATAAAGGGCAAGAGAGTAGTTGCAAATTATAGAAAGATCTGCTTGCCGAACTATGGAGTCTTTGATGAGAGAAGATATTTCTCCGGAGGTAATAACTCTATGGTTATATCACTTAGCGGGATAAAGGTTGCAATTACGATATGTGAGGATATCTGGGCCGATAATAGTTTTAATTATAGAGATATTTGGAGCGGAGTAGATGTGATAATAAATGTTTCGGCTTCCCCATATCATATGGGTAAATTTAATCAGCGCAAGAGGCTGCTTGAGAAAATATCTATAGAGTGTAAAGTCAAGATTATATATGTAAATCAAGTTGGAGCTCAAGATGAGCTTGTTTTTGATGGTGCCAGCATGGTTGTCGATGATGGGTCTTTAAGGGTTATGGCCAGACAGTTTAAGGAAGATATGGTTTTTATAGACTTAGATTTTAAAAGTCTTAAGAGAAAAAAGTCTTCAAAGAATTGTAATTTTATTGGTTTAGATTTAAGTTCAAAAAGAAGAAAGACTATTTTACCAAGATTAAAAGAGAAGCCAATGGATGAACTAAAAGAGGTTTATTCAGCTCTTGAGATAGGTGTTAAGGACTATGTCAGAAAGAATGGTTTTTCAAAGGTGGTTATAGGTTTATCAGGAGGGATTGACTCTTCTCTTGTTGCGGCTATAGCAAAAGATGGTCTGGGTTCATCTTCTGTTTTGGGGGTTATAATGCCGTCAGCATATTCGTCTAAGTCGTCAATTAAAGATGCGCAGAGATTGGCAATGAATCTAGGAATCAAATCCATAGAAGTTCCTATAGGCGGTATATACGGTTCTTACATTAAGACTATGAAGCCATTTTTTAAAGGTTTAAAGTTTGATAAAGCAGAAGAGAATATTCAGGCTAGGATAAGAGGCAACATTCTTATGGCCCTATCTAATAAGTTCGGCTACCTTGTCTTGACAACCGGTAATAAGTCTGAAGTCTCTGTTGGCTATTGTACTCTCTATGGTGATATGGCTGGCGGTTTTGCTGTAATTAAAGACCTTACAAAGACCTTAGAGTATAAGCTGGCTAAATGGAGAAACAGTTTGGAGAAAATACCTCTAATACCGCTTAATGTTATAAAGAAAGCACCTTCTGCGGAATTACGTCCCAACCAGAAAGATCAAGATACGCTCCCTCCTTATAGTATGCTTGATGATATAGTCTTAAGGTATATTGAAGAGGATATGAGTTTTGATGATATGGTAAGAGATGGATTTAATAAACATGTAGTCAAGAGGGTGATTAAAATGATAGACGACAATGAATATAAGCGCCGTCAATCCCCGCCTGGTATCAAGATTACACCCAAATCTTTTGGTAAGGATAGAAGAATGCCTATAACGAGCGGGTATAGGATATAACCACTCTGTTCTATATCTTGCAACTTGTTTTTCTTAATTAGCCTTCATTGATACATTCATTGATGCATTATTTGATTTCATTATAATTGTATGGTATATATAAAAAGAGAGTTTCATTACGAGAGGGGAGGAACTAAAAAGTGTCTGAATAGTATATCTTTATTATGATATTTAACAATATAAGGTTGTAAAAATATATGGTAAATGTGATGAGCAAAATAAAGTTTTTCATATTTGGAGTAGTGATTTTATTCTCTATAAATGGAAATATTCTGTCTACTTATCGTTATAATAACGTACGCAGGACTAAAAGCATAACTGCTGTATCTGAGGAAGGTATCCATTCTATTATTGAAATAATTCTCCAGGCTGTTGATTTTGAAAGTGAAGGTGATATTCTTATTTCTCAGAAGGGTATCTTCCTAAATGGAAATTGTATATCTCCTTCACCCAACCTTGGTTCTATCGGAGAACAAAGTTTCCAACTTCCCCAACCGTTTAAAGAACTGGCAATTCGAATAATAGGAGTCTATTCAGGTCTTTCTCAAGGCGAATTGCAGGAGGTTATGAGAAGCTGGAATAAACATTACGCTTTGGCAGCTCTTGGCACAGAGGAAGCTGTTCGGACTATTTTCAGGTCAGTACCGTATCTAACAAGCAGTGCTGTATCAACAATTGAACATATAATAAAAAATGACTTTGGTTTTAGAGATGCAGCAGCATCTCTTTTGAAGCGCCCTGATTTAAATGAAGAAGGGGTAATTGCATTGCGTAAAGCTGTCGAATGTGAAGATTTAGAGCTTGAAACCCGTGTTTGTGCCATTGCATGTTTAACAAAACTGTTAAACTTAGGAGCTAGAATATCTGCTTTAGATAATTTACGCAGTGAGACAATTCAATGGCTTAATGACTGTAAAGAAAAGTATGCGTCTTCGGAGCTGGTGAATTCATTTAAAGTTGCATTGAGCGGTATTTATGCGGTCTCTTTAGAGGAAGGTTTGGATTTAGATTGTTTTGGCCCCGGCATAGTAGAATTTAGTTCGGAAAGAGAGCTTAATTTATATGATAAAGGACCTGTGTATGCTGAAAGAATTATTCAAGCTTTAGTTACTCAAAAAAAGTATGATTTAATGTTAGAGGTCTTAAAAAATAATAGTAGTTATATAGAAAATAGGATTACTGTATTGGATCCTATTGCATCAGGAATAACTGAAATGCCGGATTCAGTTTGCAACCGGATTATAGACTTTATAATTGCAAATGTTTCTGATGTTACAGATAAGAATGCGCTGGTTACTTTATTACATATCGCTGCTCCTGATGTAGAAAAGGCGCAAAAGCTTATTCAGTACCTTATTACAAGATATGAAAATTTAGCAGAAGTACCTGTGTTTAGTTTTAATAGCCCTGAACTATTACAGGCTCTTAAAGAGCTTCTTTACAGCCCCACAATCTCTGCAGTATGGGAAGATGTTACGCATCTAATTAAAGTTATTCCGCATCCGTTTACTCCCTATATTACAAGAGAACCTTTTTTTGGCTCAGGAGAAGCTACATCTTCAAACTCTGATACTTTGGTAATGGTTTCAAGAAACTTGGATGATACTTATAAAACCCCTCTTATGAGTTA is part of the Candidatus Kaelpia imicola genome and encodes:
- a CDS encoding NAD+ synthase; this encodes MKSLRVAIAQTNPLVGDLKGNSREIAKYIKKAAVSEPDIVIFPELALCGYPPEDLILKLHFRKDCKDTLKKLIKNNNFKGLVFLGYIEESRGSIYNSVAVIKGKRVVANYRKICLPNYGVFDERRYFSGGNNSMVISLSGIKVAITICEDIWADNSFNYRDIWSGVDVIINVSASPYHMGKFNQRKRLLEKISIECKVKIIYVNQVGAQDELVFDGASMVVDDGSLRVMARQFKEDMVFIDLDFKSLKRKKSSKNCNFIGLDLSSKRRKTILPRLKEKPMDELKEVYSALEIGVKDYVRKNGFSKVVIGLSGGIDSSLVAAIAKDGLGSSSVLGVIMPSAYSSKSSIKDAQRLAMNLGIKSIEVPIGGIYGSYIKTMKPFFKGLKFDKAEENIQARIRGNILMALSNKFGYLVLTTGNKSEVSVGYCTLYGDMAGGFAVIKDLTKTLEYKLAKWRNSLEKIPLIPLNVIKKAPSAELRPNQKDQDTLPPYSMLDDIVLRYIEEDMSFDDMVRDGFNKHVVKRVIKMIDDNEYKRRQSPPGIKITPKSFGKDRRMPITSGYRI
- the lpdA gene encoding dihydrolipoyl dehydrogenase, with the translated sequence MRNVELAVIGAGPGGYQAALLAAASGIETLLIEKQYLGGVCLNWGCIPTKYFLNQSEKYLQIKKSRNFGLKENSLNLDYKLLKKEKDLLVKSLRDGIKFLLDKRGVDLIFKEAEVLSSSRILIKDGDSSEEIEAGNIIVATGSRPKPLKGIEFDNKRAFSSDTILDLDYIPKSITIIGAGVIGVEFASHFSRLGSEVSLIEAMDSILPNVERELSKVIESRLIKQGVKMYSSSEVVDLKKREESIELNLSSGDRLSSQIVLVAASREPNVEVLDNTGVDLKNKFVTVRSNTESSLKNLYAIGDLIGGSMLAHSASYGAHVAVSNIAGIKKELDYSSIPNCIYTDPEIAYIGLKEREAKERGFKVKIAKFPFKALGKARAVSKTEGFVKIIADESSKVILGAGLAGSSVTELITELTMAIKFKIPYSELIDVVHPHPTLSEAIGEALAILNDKAIHYI